One segment of Panicum virgatum strain AP13 chromosome 3K, P.virgatum_v5, whole genome shotgun sequence DNA contains the following:
- the LOC120697836 gene encoding ras-related protein RABA1f-like: MAYRAEDDYDYLFKVVLIGDSGVGKSNLLSRFTRNEFSLESKSTIGVEFATRSIHVEDKVVKAQIWDTAGQERYRAITSAYYRGAVGALVVYDVTRHVTFENVERWMRELKDHTDANIVIMLVGNKADLRHLRAVTTEDAKAFAERENAFFMETSALEAMNVEDAFTEVLTQIYRVVSKKALDIGDDPAAPPKGQTINVGGKDDVSAVKKSACCSS; this comes from the exons ATGGCGTACCGGGCGGAGGACGACTACGACTACCTCTTCAAGGTGGTGCTCATCGGGGACTCCGGCGTCGGCAAGTCGAACCTGCTCTCCCGCTTCACGCGCAACGAGTTCAGCCTCGAGTCCAAGTCCACCATCGGGGTCGAGTTCGCCACCCGCAGCATTCACGTCGAGGACAAGGTCGTCAAGGCCCAGATCTGGGACACCGCCGGCCAGGAAAG GTACCGTGCTATCACAAGTGCATACTACCGTGGAGCAGTAGGGGCACTAGTTGTCTATGACGTGACACGGCATGTCACCTTTGAGAACGTGGAGAGGTGGATGAGGGAGCTCAAGGACCACACCGACGCCAACATCGTGATCATGCTCGTCGGGAACAAGGCGGACCTTCGCCACCTCAGGGCCGTCACGACAGAGGACGCAAAGGCCTTCGCCGAGAgagagaacgccttcttcatggAGACGTCAGCCCTGGAGGCGATGAATGTGGAGGATGCCTTCACCGAGGTTCTCACACAGATCTACCGCGTGGTGAGCAAGAAGGCCCTTGACATTGGTGATGACCCCGCTGCGCCTCCCAAGGGCCAGACCATCAATGTTGGCGGCAAGGACGACGT